The following coding sequences lie in one Prochlorococcus marinus XMU1412 genomic window:
- the bioD gene encoding dethiobiotin synthase — MNSHKNIFKFIICGTDTDIGKTLISSFFVKGLNSFYWKPIQSGIELQTDSQTVEKLAQVSKEKIIKEAYVFTKPLSPHWAAEIDQKAINFDNLRLPKVQGSLIIETAGGLMVPITRNFLQIDQIKEWNLPVILVCKSSLGTLNHTLLSIEALKRRNIEIIGLVVNGEKHLDNPKTLVDFSGIPLIAEFPYIEKMDSNNLDILWEELDIKNKLISLLNTKIS; from the coding sequence ATGAATAGTCACAAAAATATTTTCAAATTTATAATTTGTGGAACAGATACTGATATTGGGAAAACATTAATAAGCTCTTTTTTCGTTAAAGGATTAAATTCTTTTTATTGGAAACCTATTCAAAGTGGGATTGAATTGCAAACTGATAGTCAAACTGTTGAAAAACTTGCACAAGTAAGTAAAGAGAAAATAATCAAAGAAGCTTATGTCTTTACAAAACCTCTATCTCCGCATTGGGCTGCTGAAATAGATCAAAAAGCTATTAACTTTGACAACTTGAGATTGCCAAAAGTGCAGGGCTCCCTAATTATAGAAACTGCAGGTGGATTAATGGTTCCAATAACACGCAATTTTTTGCAAATAGATCAAATAAAAGAATGGAATCTTCCGGTAATACTTGTATGTAAGAGCTCACTTGGCACTCTTAACCATACCTTGCTTAGTATTGAGGCCTTAAAACGAAGAAATATTGAGATTATAGGTTTAGTAGTTAATGGCGAAAAACACCTAGATAATCCAAAAACTCTAGTTGATTTTAGTGGTATTCCTTTAATTGCTGAATTTCCTTACATCGAAAAAATGGACTCAAATAATTTAGATATACTATGGGAAGAACTAGACATCAAGAATAAGTTGATCTCACTATTAAACACAAAAATAAGTTAA
- the bioA gene encoding adenosylmethionine--8-amino-7-oxononanoate transaminase — MKSLDSKTPNQDWHPNIWPPFTQINNSKPQIEVTHGKDALLFTKDPEKELIDAISSWWVTLHGHSNEYIADAIFDQSKKLEQVIFADFLHPQAKKLAERLSELTKLERLFFSDNGSTAVEVALKIAFQSWQNRGETRTQIVAFDGAYHGDTFGAMALGERNIFNENFDNLMFPVRRVPWPSTWMNDEEVENKEYKAIQKLETLLKTPTVAVILEPLVQGAGGMNMVRPQFIKKVSEIIKNNNSLLIADEVLTGFGRCGTLFAFQKAKIMPDLISISKGLTGGFLPMGITLCKEKIFQSFIDDSPRKTFWHGHSFTANPLGCAAANASLDLLEKEPQKYLSFEEKHLSHLIKFKSLAYIKKVRVSGTIAAFDLDIGNKKGYFNNIGKEIKSLAMEQGLFIRPLGNVIYLLPPLCITDDQLGKSYWIIRQILDNL, encoded by the coding sequence ATGAAATCTTTGGATTCAAAAACTCCAAATCAAGATTGGCACCCAAATATTTGGCCACCTTTTACGCAAATCAATAACAGCAAACCGCAGATAGAAGTAACTCATGGTAAAGATGCCCTCCTATTTACTAAAGATCCTGAAAAAGAACTAATAGATGCAATTAGTAGTTGGTGGGTAACTCTTCATGGTCATAGTAACGAATATATTGCGGATGCCATTTTTGATCAATCAAAAAAACTTGAGCAAGTTATTTTTGCTGATTTCTTACATCCACAGGCAAAAAAATTAGCAGAAAGACTTAGTGAATTAACAAAACTAGAAAGATTATTCTTTTCTGATAACGGTTCTACTGCTGTGGAAGTCGCTTTAAAAATTGCCTTCCAATCATGGCAAAATAGAGGAGAGACAAGAACTCAAATAGTAGCTTTTGATGGCGCCTATCATGGTGATACATTTGGCGCAATGGCTTTAGGTGAAAGAAATATTTTTAATGAGAATTTCGATAATCTTATGTTCCCAGTTAGAAGAGTCCCATGGCCCTCAACTTGGATGAACGATGAAGAAGTAGAAAATAAAGAATATAAGGCGATCCAAAAATTAGAAACTCTACTTAAAACTCCCACAGTTGCAGTAATCCTTGAGCCACTTGTTCAAGGAGCAGGAGGGATGAATATGGTTAGGCCTCAGTTTATAAAAAAAGTTTCAGAAATTATAAAAAATAATAATTCTTTGTTAATTGCCGATGAAGTATTGACTGGGTTTGGAAGATGTGGAACCCTTTTTGCTTTTCAAAAGGCAAAAATCATGCCTGATTTAATAAGTATTTCAAAAGGTTTAACTGGTGGATTTTTACCGATGGGAATAACTTTATGTAAAGAAAAAATTTTTCAATCCTTTATTGATGATTCCCCAAGAAAAACTTTTTGGCATGGACATAGTTTTACTGCTAATCCTTTAGGTTGTGCTGCAGCAAACGCTAGCCTTGATTTATTAGAAAAAGAACCACAAAAATACCTTTCATTTGAAGAAAAACATTTATCTCATCTAATTAAATTTAAAAGCTTAGCTTATATAAAGAAGGTAAGGGTTTCTGGCACAATTGCTGCCTTCGATTTAGATATTGGGAACAAAAAAGGTTATTTCAATAATATTGGGAAAGAAATAAAGAGTCTTGCAATGGAGCAAGGTTTATTCATTAGGCCCCTCGGGAATGTTATTTACCTCTTACCGCCTCTCTGTATAACAGATGATCAATTGGGGAAAAGTTACTGGATAATAAGGCAAATCTTAGACAATCTTTAG
- a CDS encoding DUF3143 domain-containing protein: protein MNPSKKPINQNSLQSLELWLTDLGAVKDINNPSKWYLLLSNWNATIIFEQEDLSVMWESEGQETKRLFSYCINREDVENAILQGP, encoded by the coding sequence GTGAATCCCTCAAAAAAACCTATCAATCAAAATTCACTGCAATCATTGGAATTGTGGCTCACTGATTTAGGTGCTGTGAAGGATATTAATAATCCATCTAAATGGTATCTGTTACTTTCAAATTGGAATGCAACTATTATTTTTGAACAAGAAGATTTAAGTGTTATGTGGGAAAGTGAAGGACAAGAAACTAAAAGACTATTTTCCTATTGCATTAATAGAGAAGATGTGGAAAATGCAATACTGCAAGGACCTTAA